ATTGCATGGCGTCGGAGGCTTTGATCTCGCCTTTGAGGGTCTTGTGGATGGAGGCGCGCAGGCGCGGCAGGCGCGCGGCCTCGTAAGGGTGCCCATCGGCGTCCTGAACCCAGAAAGCGGCGGTGGCGAAACCGTCATTGGACGTATAGGTCCGCGCGTCGACCACATTGGCACCGACCAGCGCCAAGGCACCGGCAAGGCGTGAGAAAATGCCCGGATGATCGGCCATGACAAAGCAGGCGCGGGTCGCGTCGCGGTCCTCGTCCACATCCAGATCAATGGCGATATCACCCTCCTTGATGTCGCGCAGGAGCCGCGCAAAGACCGCATGTGCCGTGACGTGCAATCCCTGCCAATAGGGTGGATAATGCCGCGCCGTCTCGGCCTTGAGGGCGCGCGCGTCCCACCCTTCAAGTGCGGCGCGCAGGTTGCGTTTGGCGTCCGAGCCGCGTTGCTCGCGGTTGAGGTCTTCGAGACCGCCCTCCATGGCGCGGCGCGTCTGGCGGTAAAGCGCGCGAATGAGCGAGGCTTTCCAGTTATTCCACGTGCCCGGCCCCACGCCGCGAATATCGCAGACCGTAAGGACGCAGAGCATATCAAGCCGCTCGCGCGTCTGCACCGCCTTGGCAAAATCGCGCACCGTGCGCGGATCAGCGATATCGCGCTTTTGCGCCATATCGGACATCAAAAGGTGATAGCGCACCAGCCATTCGGCGGTGTCCACTTCCTTGGGTTTGAGGCCCAGACGCGGGGCCACTTTGCGCGTGATCTGCGCGCCAAGGATGGAATGATCCTCATCCCGTCCCTTGCCGATATCATGGAGCAAAAGGGCCACATAAAGCACCCGGCGGTTGATCCCTTCCTTAAGGATCGACGAGACGACGGGCAGCTCCTCGATCAGCTCCTCGCGCTCGATCATGGCGAGGTGGCGGATACATTGGATCGTATGCTCGTCCACGGTGTAGTGGTGATACATGTTGAATTGCATCATCGCCACGATCGGCTCAAACTCGGGGATGAAGGTGCTGAGCACGCCCAGCTCATTCATCCGGCGCAACGCGCGCTCGGGGTTGCCGTGTTTCAGCAACAGTCCCAAGAAGAGCTTTTGCGCCACAGGATCGGCGCGCATATCGTCATCGATCAGGTCCAGATTGGCCGTGACCAGCCGCATCGCATCGGGATGAATGAAGAGCCCCGTGCGCAGCGCCTCCTCAAAGAGGCGCAGGATGTTCATCCGGTCGGCGAGGAACTCTGCATCATCGGCAATGGCGAGACGGCCATGCACCTCCAGATAGCCGGGCTTGAGCTTTTTGCGGCGACGAAAAAGACGCTGCAACAAAGGCTCTGACTTGACGTGATCTGCCTCAAGCTTGGTCAGGAAGATGCGGGTGAGATCGCCCACGGCGGTGGCGTGGCGGAAATAATCCTGCATGAACACTTCGACGCCCCGCCGCCCGGCTGTGTCGGTATAGCCCATCCGCTCGGCCACCTCGACTTGCAGATCGAAGGTCAGCTGCTCGGTCGGGCGGCGGGTGACCAGATGAAGATGGCAACGCACGGCCCACAGGAAATTCTCGGCCTGCGTGAAGGTCTCGAATTCGTCAGAGGTGAATACCTTGAGCCGCACAAGCTCAGCGGTGTTGGTGACCCGGTAAATATATTTGGCGATCCAAAAGAGCGATTGCAGGTCGCGCAGCCCCCCCTTGCCCTCTTTCACGTTGGGCTCAACCATGTAGCGCTGGCCGCCCTGCTTTTCATGGCGCGCGTCACGCTCCTCCAGCTTGGCCTCGATAAACTCCCGCTCGGAGTTTTTGAACAGGTCGTTCCAGAGGCGGTGATTCAACTGCCCGGCCAGTTTTGGGTCGCCGGTGAGGTGACGATTTTCCAAAAGCGCGGTGCGGATCGTGAAATCCTCACCCGCAAGGCGCACACAATCGCCGATGGTGCGGCTGGCATGACCCACTTTGAGGCGCAGATCCCAGAGCATGTAGAGCATGGTCTCGATCACGCTCTCGGCCCAGCCGGTGATCTTGTAGGGCGTGAG
The nucleotide sequence above comes from Roseovarius carneus. Encoded proteins:
- a CDS encoding [protein-PII] uridylyltransferase, translating into MFDQHAVRAALDAVATEDLRGEALRILGAAQKSGRDAIAAALATHPFEARAATRAYTWLTDCLVLSVHELATKRLHPLPTPTEAERLTLMAVGGYGRGEMAPQSDVDLLFLTPYKITGWAESVIETMLYMLWDLRLKVGHASRTIGDCVRLAGEDFTIRTALLENRHLTGDPKLAGQLNHRLWNDLFKNSEREFIEAKLEERDARHEKQGGQRYMVEPNVKEGKGGLRDLQSLFWIAKYIYRVTNTAELVRLKVFTSDEFETFTQAENFLWAVRCHLHLVTRRPTEQLTFDLQVEVAERMGYTDTAGRRGVEVFMQDYFRHATAVGDLTRIFLTKLEADHVKSEPLLQRLFRRRKKLKPGYLEVHGRLAIADDAEFLADRMNILRLFEEALRTGLFIHPDAMRLVTANLDLIDDDMRADPVAQKLFLGLLLKHGNPERALRRMNELGVLSTFIPEFEPIVAMMQFNMYHHYTVDEHTIQCIRHLAMIEREELIEELPVVSSILKEGINRRVLYVALLLHDIGKGRDEDHSILGAQITRKVAPRLGLKPKEVDTAEWLVRYHLLMSDMAQKRDIADPRTVRDFAKAVQTRERLDMLCVLTVCDIRGVGPGTWNNWKASLIRALYRQTRRAMEGGLEDLNREQRGSDAKRNLRAALEGWDARALKAETARHYPPYWQGLHVTAHAVFARLLRDIKEGDIAIDLDVDEDRDATRACFVMADHPGIFSRLAGALALVGANVVDARTYTSNDGFATAAFWVQDADGHPYEAARLPRLRASIHKTLKGEIKASDAMQSRDKIKKRERAFRVPTHITFDNEGSEIYTIIEVDTRDRPGLLYDLTRALAEAHVYIASAVIATYGEQVVDTFYVKDMFGLKFHSDAKQKGLEKKLRLAISEGAQRAST